One genomic region from Thalassotalea sp. PS06 encodes:
- the fis gene encoding DNA-binding transcriptional regulator Fis: MFEQNISSPFVIGDQQTQTKASPLRSQAKIAIKNYLSQLNGNDVDDMYELVLSEIEAPMLEEVMQYTRGNQTRAANLLGINRGTLRKKLKKYGMN, encoded by the coding sequence ATGTTTGAACAAAATATTTCTTCTCCATTTGTGATCGGTGACCAGCAAACTCAGACCAAGGCTTCACCTTTACGTTCTCAAGCTAAAATCGCGATCAAAAATTACTTGTCGCAATTAAATGGTAACGATGTAGACGATATGTACGAATTAGTGCTTTCTGAAATCGAAGCTCCGATGTTAGAAGAAGTAATGCAATATACACGCGGTAATCAAACTCGCGCAGCAAACTTGCTAGGCATCAACCGCGGTACTTTGCGCAAGAAACTTAAAAAGTACGGCATGAACTAA